One part of the Vicia villosa cultivar HV-30 ecotype Madison, WI linkage group LG6, Vvil1.0, whole genome shotgun sequence genome encodes these proteins:
- the LOC131614267 gene encoding uncharacterized protein LOC131614267, producing the protein MDKWREIPLSKEEEEGVIAEEEEVCGEEIFQRTLAGKLWTDNSFNSRAFTSTMTGAWKLKNPVEIQELSKNLYLFRFATKRDLESVLRNGPWSFDRNLLILTRVSGEEQPSALNMHFGTFWVRIYELPLMLRTESMARKLGGILGSLEEVDQNEAHRNGRFLRIKVSIDLNQPLKRGTMVRFKEKNLRIYFKYERLPTFCFVCGKVGHQLKDCDSVEDLSEEGFEELDEQELSYGTWLRASPLPKITDEQRKKETKSSSCSKSLFNVSSGQSGCGSKNKEKEGDGEVEQKKDENGGKGKEVVQEKAAKPGVQVLEIEAVAEFLGAVDISNIGSGKNLIPKGSGARKKKWTRKSTTRKTLCRQEKKLEQEIGKRPLVDVMIIEGNVDECGSGEKKRRSEAVATNAKNEQKLIPEVVLEDQHRLTQ; encoded by the coding sequence ATGGATAAGTGGAGAGAGATTCCATTGTCAAAAGAAGAGGAGGAGGGTGTTatagctgaagaagaagaagtatgCGGCGAGGAGATTTTCCAAAGAACCCTGGCAGGAAAGCTTTGGACTGATAACAGTTTCAACTCTAGGGCTTTCACAAGTACCATGACTGGAGCCTGGAAGTTGAAGAACCCAGTGGAGATCCAGGAACTCAGTAAAAATCTATATCTATTTCGCTTCGCCACAAAACGAGATCTGGAGAGTGTACTGCGAAATGGGCCTTGGAGCTTCGATAGGAATTTGTTGATTCTCACTCGTGTTTCTGGCGAAGAACAACCATCAGCGTTAAACATGCATTTCGGAACTTTCTGGGTCAGGATCTACGAGTTACCGTTAATGCTCAGAACTGAATCTATGGCAAGGAAGCTGGGGGGAATACTGGGTTCGCTTGAGGAGGTCGACCAGAACGAGGCTCACAGGAATGGAAGGTTCCTCAGGATAAAAGTTTCAATTGACCTCAATCAGCCACTGAAGAGGGGAACGATGGTTAGGTTCAAAGAGAAGAACTTAAGGATTTACTTCAAATATGAGAGACTCCCGACGTTTTGTTTTGTGTGTGGGAAAGTGGGACATCAACTGAAGGATTGTGACTCGGTAGAAGATCTGAGCGAGGAGGGGTTTGAAGAGCTAGATGAGCAAGAGCTATCATACGGAACATGGCTTAGGGCCTCTCCATTGCCAAAAATCACGGATGAACAGCGGAAAAAAGAGACAAAATCCAGCTCATGCAGTAAAAGCCTTTTCAATGTTTCCTCGGGACAGAGTGGTTGCgggtcaaaaaataaagaaaaggaaggTGACGGGGAAGTAGAACAGAAGAAAGATGAGAATGGAGGGAAGGGGAAGGAAGTGGTGCAGGAGAAGGCTGCCAAACCTGGAGTTCAAGTTCTGGAGATTGAAGCTGTAGCGGAATTTCTAGGAGCAGTAGACATATCAAATATTGGCAGTGGGAAAAACCTCATTCCTAAGGGCTCGGGTGCAAGGAAGAAGAAGTGGACAAGAAAGTCAACAACGAGAAAGACTCTATGCAGGCAAGAGAAGAAATTAGAACAGGAGATAGGAAAGCGACCTCTAGTTGATGTGATGATAATTGAAGGGAATGTCGATGAATGTGGTAGTGGAGAAAAAAAGAGGAGGAGTGAAGCGGTAGCAACAAATGCGAAGAATGAACAGAAGCTCATaccagaggtggtgttggaaGACCAACACCGCCTTACCCAATGA